TTCGCGAAACTTTCGTAAAAATGGGTATCGACTTAAAAGACGTGAAACCATCTTCCAGAACTCACACCGGCTTCAACGGCTACTCCGAAGTAATCCTCGGGACTATCCGTCTATCAGTACAAGCCGAGGGAGTAACTCGGACGGTCAAATTCTTGGTGGTCAGTACCAAGGCCCCCTATGACGTGATACTAGGTACCCCATGGCTCTACTCTATGCGAGCAATTGCATCTACATACCACCAGTGCGTCAAATTCCCGGGCATGGATGGGACGATTAAGACAGTAGGAGGAGATCAACGAGCCGCACGAGATCTCTTGATCGCCACGGTCAAATTACAGCGCTCGCAGTCACTCGTCAACTCGGTTTCCCCTCCGATAAGAAAGGTCTGCCCACAAAAGGAAGAAGTGCTCGAGGTTCCGGTCGATGAGTCGGACCCAAGCAAAGTGCTACGAGTAGGCGCCTACTTATCAGACGAGACGCAGCGCACGATCCTGGATTTCCTGAAGCAGAACTTATCTACCTTTGCATGGTCAATGTCTGACAAGCAAGGCGACCCTTCCATCATGACTCACGAGCTGAACGTGGATCCAAACATCAAGCCCATTCGAAAGAAGAGGCGAAAATTGGGTCCCGAGAGATCTAAGGCAGTCGTCGAGGATGTCGAGCGTTTACTCAACGCGGGCTCGATAATGGAAGTCCGTTACCCGGAGTGGCTCGCCAACCCAGTGGTCGTCAAGAAGAAAAACGACAAGTGGCGTATGTGTGTTGACTTTACCGACCTCAACAAAGCCTGTCCTAAGGACAGCTATCCGCTTCCGAACATCGATAGGCTCGTCGAGTCAACTGCCGGCAATGAAATGCTCACGTTTATGGATGCTTTCTCGGGATACAACCAGATCATGATGCATCCGGATGACCAAGAGAAGACATCATTCATAACCGACCGAGGAACCTACTGCTATAAGGTGATGCCCTTCGGGCTAAAGAACGCCGGAGCGACGTACCAGCGACTAGTCAACCGTATGTTCGCCAAGCAGCTTGGCACCACAATGGAAGTCTATATCGATGATATGCTCGTCATGTCACTCCGAACAGACAACCATCTGACGCATTTACGGGAGTGTTTTGACATTCTTAATACATACAAGATGAAGCTAAACCCGACCAAGTGCACTTTTGGCATCTCGTCTGTAGAATTTCTCGGTTACATAGTAACGCAGCGAGGAATTGAAGCAAAGCCGAAGCAAATATCAGCTGTCCTCGATCTCCCAAGCCCGAGAAACTGCCGAGAAGTCCAACGACTAACCGGCCGAATCGCAGCACTCAATCGTTTCATCTCTCGATCCACCGACAAATGTCTCCCCTTCTACGATCTCCTCCGAGGAAACAAGAAATTCATCTGGGACGACAAGTGCGAAGAGGCTTTCAATCAGCTCAAAAACTACCTGACGACGCCCCCGATCTTGGCGAAGCCAGATGTAGGCGACGTCTTGTCCCTCTACATTACGGTCTCATCCGCAGCAGTCAGCAGTGTACTAATCAAAGAGGACCGAGGAGAGCAAAGACCCGTTTTCTACATGAGTAGAAGATGGCCCTAGCTGTCGTCGAATCAGCGAGTAAACTTCGTCCTTACTTCCAGTCGCATTCGGTGGAAGTTCTTACCGACCAGCCGCTCCGAACTGTTTTGCAAAACACGAACAGAACTGGCCGTCTTACCAAGTGGGCGATAGAACTCGGGGAGCTTGACATCGCTTACAAGTGCAGAACCGCTTTAAGGCTCAAGTCCTCGCCGATTTCCTCGTGGAATTATCTCCAGAACTTGCCCAAGATCTCGAAGTCCCAGATTCAAACTGGATTCTGCACGTCGACGGTTCCTCGACGAACAAAGGCTCCAATCACCAACAGGGGAACTCATCCGACAGTCGTTCAGCTTTGGTTTCCCGGCGTCGAATAATGAAGCGGAGTACGAATCTCTCATTCCCGGCCTTCGTCTCGCGAAAGCAGTCAAAGCTAAGCGACTCAGTGCATACTGTGACTCGCAGCTCGTCGCCAGTCAGTTCAGCGGCGACTATGATGCCCGCAACGACATGATGGATGCCTACCTCCGAGTCGTTCAATCACTAGCTAAGGAGTTCGAATTCTTCGAACTCACAAAGGTTCCCCGCGGGGAGAATATGTGTGCTGACGCATTAGCAGCACTCGGAAGCAAGCTCCACGACCAAGTCAAAAGGGTTATCCCGATCCATCGGATCGAGAAACCGAGCATCGATATCTCAGCGGAGGCAGCTAACTTCGTCACTACAGAATCTGAAACGACGCCCCAATCTCTGACTGATGGTGACGCCGAGATGACAGACCAAGATCAGCCGACACCCGACTTGAGAACTGAGTTCATCCAGTACCTTACCAACGGCACGATTCCAACTGATAAGTGGGCTGCGAGACGGCTAAAAAGACGCAGCGCTCACTACGTCATCATGGAAGAGGAACTCCATCGAGTAACAGCTAGCAAGGTCCTCCTCAAATGCATCTGCGGCGAGCAAACACGATTAGTGATGCCCGAGACTCATGAGGGAGCAGGTGGCAACCACTCCGGAGGCCGAGCACTAGCTTTAAAAATCCAAAACTTGGGATTCTTCTGGCCAACAATGAATACTGACTGTGAAGTGTATGCTCGACGATGCGACAAATGCCAACGACACGCTCCGAGCATCCACAGCCCAACCGAGCTACTGCGAACCTCCGCAGCCCCTTATCCATTCTTGCGATGGGGGATGGATATCATCGGACCAATGCCGAACTCCCGTCAACGCCGCTTCCTGTTAGTATTAACCGACTACTTCACCAAGTGGATTGAAGCCGAAGACTTCGCCAAGGTTACCGAGAAGGAAGTTCGCGGCTTTGTTTGGAAAAACGTCATCTGTCGTCACGGCCTACCATACGAGATCATGACCGACAATGGATCCCAGTTTATGTCTGGAAATTTCAAAGATTTCTGCAACAAGTGGGACATCCGACTAAGCCCCTCGACACCAAGGTACCCTCAGGGAAATGGACAAGCGGAGTCCTCGAATAAGATCATCATCGACGGGATCAAGAAGCGTCTCGATCTCAAAAAAAGACACTGGGCCGACGAACTCGACGGTGTCCTCTGGTCGCATCGGACGACCCCCCGAGGAGCGACTAAATCCACTCCCTTCTCCCTCGCATACGGGATGGAAGCAATGGCTCCGGCCGAGGTCAACGTAACAAGTTTCCGCCGATCAAAGATGCCCCAATATGTTGAGCTTAAGCAAGAGATGCTGCTCGATGCCCTCGATGCCCTCGATGAACTCGAGGAGAAACGCGACCAAGCTCTTCTTCGGATCCAGAATTACCAGAACCAAATCGAGAGTTATTACAACAAGAAGGTCCGCTCGCGTCCTCTCGAGCTTGGTGATCTAGTCATGCGAAAGGTCTTCGAGAACACAAAAGAACTCAACTCTGGAAAGCTCGGCGCGAATTGGGAGGACCGTACAAGATCACTCGAGTCGTCAAACCAGGTGTGTACCGATTCGAAACTTCCCGCGGAGAGGCAGTCCCACGAGCTTGCAACTCTATGTATCTTCGTCGCTTCTACTCATAAAATGAGTAAACTTATAGAACGAGTAAATGATTTTTACTCGAAAAAAAAAAAAAAAAACCGAGTAGATGCAC
This genomic interval from Brassica oleracea var. oleracea cultivar TO1000 chromosome C2, BOL, whole genome shotgun sequence contains the following:
- the LOC106323682 gene encoding uncharacterized protein LOC106323682; translation: MSSRIHQATSTAPEIDSVIASTSRTPFTEELTEVKLRKMDKLCLPEYKPRGDPVEHLTAFNIAVARARLAPEERDAGYCQLFVETLNEQALTWFSGLEENSIRSFKELSSAFLKTYIMFTKREATASSLWNLKQTKDQSLRDYMEQFKSVVSRINIPDDIAVDILRNNLLVECKFREDLYRCPTSSLQDAIARSHNFIRMEEDTKAIMSKHNSAKQSHAASDKHNRKNGLLYVVDENGKKWNTFHRETDPPSESPRATAAAAVAQVDSVAGSSRTPPGLTKSCKLHGVKGHDTSECKTLFAQFLSSIESGELKIPPPKPKSESSWSRNKERKNQQKHQGKPRQDDQKPKDAEQTPRQDDDGVVSADEDQPAVRQRIEVIRAQPESSSDEESDLEEAPDSSDLRMLLKRKATPRISETPGPSDLRVELNAKRTKHAPSQRSSPASPDDNPIVDLRDQLNARMDDLRTKLDRKRTEQSEENKDLRAFLIKKQASIRPRINVIMGGSPHCGDSRWPQKPPNDLPISFSSEDLLGVNLPHNDPLLVVLAIAKYDVTKVLIDTGSSVDIIFRETFVKMGIDLKDVKPSSRTHTGFNGYSEVILGTIRLSVQAEGVTRTVKFLVVSTKAPYDVILGTPWLYSMRAIASTYHQCVKFPGMDGTIKTVGGDQRAARDLLIATVKLQRSQSLVNSVSPPIRKVCPQKEEVLEVPVDESDPSKVLRVGAYLSDETQRTILDFLKQNLSTFAWSMSDKQGDPSIMTHELNVDPNIKPIRKKRRKLGPERSKAVVEDVERLLNAGSIMEVRYPEWLANPVVVKKKNDKWRMCVDFTDLNKACPKDSYPLPNIDRLVESTAGNEMLTFMDAFSGYNQIMMHPDDQEKTSFITDRGTYCYKVMPFGLKNAGATYQRLVNRMFAKQLGTTMEVYIDDMLVMSLRTDNHLTHLRECFDILNTYKMKLNPTKCTFGISSVEFLGYIVTQRGIEAKPKQISAVLDLPSPRNCREVQRLTGRIAALNRFISRSTDKCLPFYDLLRGNKKFIWDDKCEEAFNQLKNYLTTPPILAKPDVGDVLSLYITVSSAAVSSSHSVEVLTDQPLRTVLQNTNRTGRLTKWAIELGELDIAYKCRTALRLKSSPISSWNYLQNLPKISKSQIQTGFCTSTSFSFGFPASNNEAEYESLIPGLRLAKAVKAKRLSAYCDSQLVASQFSGDYDARNDMMDAYLRVVQSLAKEFEFFELTKVPRGENMCADALAALGSKLHDQVKRVIPIHRIEKPSIDISAEAANFVTTESETTPQSLTDGDAEMTDQDQPTPDLRTEFIQYLTNGTIPTDKWAARRLKRRSAHYVIMEEELHRVTASKVLLKCICGEQTRLVMPETHEGAGGNHSGGRALALKIQNLGFFWPTMNTDCEVYARRCDKCQRHAPSIHSPTELLRTSAAPYPFLRWGMDIIGPMPNSRQRRFLLVLTDYFTKWIEAEDFAKVTEKEVRGFVWKNVICRHGLPYEIMTDNGSQFMSGNFKDFCNKWDIRLSPSTPRYPQGNGQAESSNKIIIDGIKKRLDLKKRHWADELDGVLWSHRTTPRGATKSTPFSLAYGMEAMAPAEVNVTSFRRSKMPQYVELKQEMLLDALDALDELEEKRDQALLRIQNYQNQIESYYNKKVRSRPLELGDLVMRKVFENTKELNSGKLGANWEDRTRSLESSNQNE